In Ruminiclostridium papyrosolvens DSM 2782, the following proteins share a genomic window:
- a CDS encoding fibronectin type III domain-containing protein, protein MFKKALCGVMALIIMIGLLIPQTVLAVSNTDSGGVNVQSGGQSLTVELQKVDSMLVWFSDVILNHGYEDWYPDNNSCSDYNYKNSSIQFFKVKITNTGDSAINLNSNNQLVLGFKNKSGKELGLKMYEFSAYRNIDKSSREYSFGSSLLSNKTIKSHGTWEIYGYVKWMDFSDLGCSMVRQPEVNKIQIRLTQQSYPTNTSEFDYRDRIHSVLKLYNEGTDKVDLNKVRIHYYLNMDGDLKKVAPKTEKVEGKIYNYQSDRTNPYEYVIQTLPSVFINMGEYSTTKTNCFIEMGFPSKSNGSGNSNYLYNFLRYFSSLWNEKFIKQDINWLDDILKRGNICSFDSERYRWWWNWGQDYTVSSMNYELSAKSGKNISHADIELEIVKEFIAQMTGDTSEIRKFKQSNHYSFNPAVEMDWDKVTVYYDGELIWGKEPAKELVAPQTLQAVPKKDGILLRWDEVNGAEGYKIWRKGPGDSTFVQQPQILHDTSITDNNVIPGETYTYKVQAVSDSGEQLGPFSKEASATALIMTSNGLYAEYYNWKSVAGNSLTNYSYDLGNSFTTNYVMDNTELAMSRIDPKIDFTKDNADSYYKWGDKAPDPKVNADYYSVVWSGYIMPELNEDYTFYTRTDDGVKLWIDLNRNGIFDTNELLISNWQKHSETENSSKSVKMEKGKKYRIRMEYYENEYDAVAKLLWSNPKKAKGVVPNSQLFVDGAINIPKTPTNLKADSKGDGSVVLTWDSVLEAQGYKIYETDREGNTTVINVKDNSYTVLNLEPGEYKYSVSAWNEAGESAKSQSEKVVVGLVAPQNLRGTVNKKTNYLTWDAVEGASGYRLYRVSEGVQTTVLSVGNKYTDSNVEYGKVYKYFVSAIKDGFEGAKSREITLPVPPDAPANLKAAREGEAVQLRWSPAQGAQTYSVLRCNSFDGTYEIIKEGITGTSFKDDSIPETTNTKGVKYYYKVVAVANGAVGPYSNIANVTMYPFAETELGFVAYNIINNSRNPNIEFVLGSYVPVSFELKLKSRASNPGIVLDTDMVDKKNVNEKPFFLELVSKNVKATVKKKDSTEILKVNDNNITKKVIKVNDKYVINIEVNGTYDAGDVVKIEFGPKVSTYKDDDVEKYYGNMYQLKLRLYADGHGSWDKPIATDINNNQLAPLEVRITNPNKLN, encoded by the coding sequence ATGTTTAAGAAGGCACTTTGTGGCGTGATGGCACTAATCATTATGATTGGGCTATTGATTCCTCAGACAGTTCTGGCTGTGAGTAATACGGATTCGGGAGGAGTAAATGTACAGTCCGGGGGCCAAAGTCTGACTGTAGAACTTCAAAAGGTGGATTCAATGCTTGTTTGGTTTTCAGATGTTATATTGAACCACGGATATGAAGATTGGTATCCGGATAATAATTCCTGTAGTGATTACAACTATAAGAATAGCAGTATCCAGTTTTTCAAGGTTAAAATTACTAATACAGGTGATTCTGCTATAAATCTTAACAGTAATAACCAACTGGTGTTAGGGTTTAAAAACAAGTCAGGCAAAGAACTGGGACTGAAAATGTATGAGTTTTCTGCTTATAGAAACATTGATAAGTCAAGCAGGGAGTATTCTTTCGGCTCCAGTTTGCTATCCAACAAAACTATAAAAAGTCATGGAACTTGGGAAATCTACGGTTATGTTAAATGGATGGATTTCTCTGATTTGGGCTGTTCTATGGTGAGACAGCCAGAGGTTAATAAAATTCAGATTAGACTAACTCAACAAAGTTATCCGACAAATACTTCCGAGTTTGATTACAGGGACAGGATTCATTCGGTGCTGAAGCTATATAATGAAGGAACTGATAAAGTTGATTTGAATAAAGTAAGAATTCACTATTACCTTAACATGGATGGAGACTTAAAAAAAGTTGCACCAAAGACTGAAAAGGTGGAGGGAAAAATATATAACTATCAGTCCGACCGAACGAATCCATATGAATATGTTATACAAACCCTTCCGTCAGTATTTATTAATATGGGTGAGTATTCCACAACTAAAACCAACTGTTTTATTGAAATGGGGTTTCCGTCAAAAAGTAATGGCTCAGGCAACTCCAATTATTTATATAATTTTTTACGTTATTTCAGCAGCTTATGGAATGAAAAATTTATTAAGCAGGATATTAACTGGTTGGATGATATTCTTAAAAGGGGTAATATTTGTTCTTTTGATAGTGAGAGATACAGATGGTGGTGGAACTGGGGCCAGGACTATACTGTCAGTTCAATGAACTATGAGCTTAGTGCCAAATCCGGTAAGAATATTTCACATGCAGATATTGAACTTGAAATAGTCAAAGAATTTATTGCTCAAATGACGGGGGATACATCGGAAATAAGAAAATTCAAACAGTCTAATCACTATTCTTTTAATCCTGCAGTAGAAATGGATTGGGATAAAGTAACAGTATATTATGATGGTGAACTTATATGGGGAAAAGAACCGGCAAAAGAACTTGTGGCACCTCAGACTCTTCAAGCAGTTCCTAAAAAAGATGGCATACTTTTAAGATGGGATGAAGTAAACGGTGCGGAAGGCTATAAGATATGGCGTAAAGGTCCGGGCGATTCTACCTTCGTACAGCAGCCTCAGATATTACATGATACTTCTATTACGGACAACAATGTTATACCGGGGGAAACCTATACATATAAGGTTCAGGCAGTCTCAGACAGCGGAGAGCAATTGGGACCATTTTCAAAGGAGGCTTCGGCTACTGCTTTGATTATGACGAGTAACGGACTGTACGCAGAATACTATAATTGGAAATCTGTTGCCGGAAATAGTCTGACTAACTACAGTTATGATTTGGGGAACAGCTTTACAACTAATTATGTAATGGATAATACTGAACTTGCAATGTCTCGAATTGACCCTAAAATTGATTTTACTAAAGATAATGCAGACAGCTACTACAAATGGGGGGACAAAGCTCCTGACCCCAAGGTTAATGCAGATTACTATTCGGTGGTCTGGTCAGGGTATATTATGCCTGAGCTTAATGAAGACTATACCTTTTATACCAGAACTGATGACGGAGTGAAACTGTGGATTGACTTAAACAGAAATGGAATATTTGATACTAATGAACTTTTGATTTCAAACTGGCAGAAGCATTCTGAAACAGAGAATAGCTCAAAGTCAGTAAAAATGGAAAAGGGTAAAAAATACAGAATAAGAATGGAATACTATGAAAACGAATATGATGCCGTTGCTAAGCTTTTATGGAGTAATCCTAAAAAAGCAAAGGGAGTAGTCCCAAATTCTCAACTATTTGTTGACGGAGCCATTAATATACCCAAGACGCCAACAAATCTCAAGGCAGATTCAAAGGGTGACGGTAGTGTAGTACTGACATGGGACAGTGTTCTTGAAGCACAGGGCTATAAGATTTACGAAACAGACCGGGAGGGTAATACTACAGTAATAAATGTAAAAGACAATTCATATACGGTGCTTAATCTGGAACCCGGTGAGTACAAATACAGTGTAAGCGCATGGAATGAAGCTGGAGAGAGTGCAAAATCCCAGTCGGAGAAGGTCGTAGTGGGATTGGTAGCACCTCAGAATCTAAGAGGTACTGTAAATAAAAAGACAAATTATCTTACATGGGATGCAGTAGAGGGTGCTTCAGGCTACAGGCTGTATAGAGTGTCCGAAGGAGTACAAACCACAGTACTGTCGGTAGGTAATAAATACACTGATAGTAATGTGGAATACGGAAAGGTATATAAGTATTTTGTTTCTGCCATAAAAGATGGTTTTGAGGGCGCAAAATCAAGAGAAATAACTCTTCCCGTGCCTCCTGACGCGCCTGCAAATCTGAAGGCGGCTCGTGAGGGCGAAGCTGTTCAACTGCGGTGGAGTCCTGCTCAGGGAGCCCAGACTTATAGTGTGTTAAGGTGCAATAGCTTTGATGGGACATACGAAATTATTAAAGAAGGAATAACAGGAACTTCCTTTAAGGATGATTCCATTCCTGAAACCACAAACACAAAGGGAGTAAAGTATTATTACAAGGTAGTTGCTGTTGCAAACGGTGCAGTTGGCCCTTACTCTAACATTGCAAATGTGACAATGTATCCCTTTGCTGAAACAGAGCTGGGTTTTGTAGCCTATAACATAATTAACAACTCAAGAAACCCAAATATAGAGTTTGTTCTGGGATCCTATGTACCTGTTTCTTTTGAACTGAAGCTTAAGAGCAGAGCTTCAAATCCGGGAATTGTTCTGGATACAGACATGGTTGATAAAAAGAATGTCAATGAAAAACCGTTTTTCCTGGAGTTGGTTAGCAAAAATGTAAAGGCTACTGTAAAGAAAAAAGATTCTACTGAGATTTTAAAGGTTAATGATAATAACATTACTAAAAAAGTGATTAAAGTAAATGATAAATATGTGATTAACATAGAAGTAAACGGAACTTATGATGCAGGAGATGTAGTAAAAATAGAGTTTGGTCCTAAAGTATCCACATATAAGGATGATGACGTAGAGAAGTATTACGGGAATATGTATCAGTTAAAATTAAGATTATACGCAGATGGCCATGGAAGCTGGGATAAGCCAATAGCTACAGACATAAATAATAACCAGCTTGCACCACTTGAGGTAAGGATTACCAACCCGAATAAGCTTAATTAA
- a CDS encoding GIY-YIG nuclease family protein yields the protein MNKTGRWSKLHDKCVICSKKDSEHKSKGICSRCYQKIKKYSEGICSVCGNSRVLQYKDSIGNPICRSCYKKPIRLCSICQKYDKAGKKINKNEYVCTSCYRKLFKPLRLCDSCGKVGETKKIIDGKFLCQACYNKYFRPKKECSVCGKEKHVHKKDGDKSYCCSCYMKYFRPTHICDICGRKGIIEKNDNGIKICTKCYSEKYTPKRQCSICLEIKKIHKRVNGQDICKNCYEKKYRPMAICVECGRWDIIIKKIDGNPICPRCYNKYFAPMRICVKCNTFGKISKIIAEGGICDTCYRKYYKPLKRCLVCGQTKSTHKLVNDESVCSACYQRYYQPKRICSVCQNSNRIAAYIDGKSICKSCYNKFEGTCTRCGNVTKSLFRIENLCDNCWYTDKINKFLEVQKHSFTDTSVYNLFENYCKTLIKYRNPLRVFNIIIRQFEIFKYISIHKIDLKSFSLGHLNKITDELQCGEISSLINFFIKESIIKPTDPLESFYNLRNFYISKLNPNFIKIFINYTDYLVEKRNNLEYKGWYNRFTWKTCSTYAYLAYFFLDYISKSVLCISEITDIVVQEYYSSNSQYMVTSLRPFIKWLNKNIHFFKNLPLPKVFRGNIGGRPYSEVELLNIINSLSEPEVPYKDKLMGLLLVLYGVRPFELCQLKISNFKIVNEKTFLEIRNTRIIIHPFIYDLYSKYVKYEYNPKLSLGNSIDWLFCGRNYNTAMSINRVCEILRSYNINSIRAFSTAITNLLLTEFITPAVAIHGLGISISTIANYYKAVNISNTYNSDTFEVCNYNKIQKKERVNHDIFFVYILKCIDGSYYTGYTSDINKRLHQHKSGYGCTYTKTRTPVELVYSEELPDKPSALKREKQIKKLDTYKKEQLIEKSRIE from the coding sequence TTGAATAAAACTGGGAGATGGTCAAAGCTTCATGATAAATGTGTTATCTGTAGTAAAAAAGATTCCGAGCATAAATCAAAGGGTATTTGTAGTAGATGTTATCAAAAGATTAAAAAGTATTCAGAAGGAATATGTTCTGTGTGTGGTAACTCTAGAGTTCTTCAGTATAAAGATTCTATAGGAAATCCAATATGCAGGAGCTGTTATAAAAAGCCTATCCGATTATGTTCCATATGTCAAAAGTACGATAAGGCTGGAAAAAAGATAAATAAAAATGAATATGTATGTACTTCCTGCTATAGAAAACTATTTAAACCTCTTAGACTTTGTGACTCATGTGGGAAAGTAGGTGAAACAAAGAAAATCATTGACGGAAAGTTTTTGTGTCAGGCCTGTTATAATAAATATTTCCGTCCAAAGAAGGAATGTAGTGTATGTGGAAAAGAAAAGCATGTTCACAAAAAAGATGGGGATAAAAGCTATTGCTGCTCATGTTATATGAAGTACTTTAGACCTACTCATATATGTGATATATGCGGTCGTAAAGGTATAATTGAAAAGAATGATAATGGAATAAAAATATGTACCAAATGTTACTCCGAAAAATATACTCCAAAGAGACAATGTAGCATTTGCTTAGAAATAAAAAAGATACACAAAAGAGTTAATGGTCAAGATATTTGCAAAAACTGTTATGAAAAAAAATATAGACCGATGGCAATATGTGTAGAGTGTGGCAGATGGGATATAATAATTAAAAAAATTGATGGTAATCCTATTTGCCCTAGATGCTACAACAAATACTTCGCTCCTATGAGAATCTGTGTTAAATGCAACACCTTCGGAAAGATAAGTAAAATTATAGCAGAAGGTGGCATTTGTGATACTTGCTATAGAAAATACTATAAGCCTTTAAAAAGATGTCTAGTTTGTGGCCAAACTAAAAGTACACATAAACTTGTAAATGATGAATCTGTTTGTAGTGCCTGTTATCAACGATATTATCAACCCAAGCGAATATGTTCTGTTTGTCAAAATAGTAATAGAATTGCAGCATATATTGATGGAAAAAGTATATGCAAATCATGTTATAATAAGTTTGAGGGTACTTGCACTAGATGTGGCAACGTAACAAAAAGCCTTTTTAGAATCGAGAATCTTTGCGATAATTGTTGGTATACAGATAAAATAAATAAATTTTTAGAGGTTCAAAAACATAGCTTTACTGATACTTCAGTATATAATTTATTTGAGAATTATTGTAAAACGCTTATAAAATATAGAAATCCACTTAGAGTCTTTAATATTATTATTAGACAATTTGAAATATTTAAGTATATTAGTATCCATAAAATAGACCTAAAAAGTTTCTCTCTTGGACATCTTAATAAAATTACTGATGAATTGCAATGTGGAGAGATTTCTTCACTTATCAATTTTTTTATTAAAGAAAGTATAATAAAGCCGACTGATCCACTTGAATCATTTTACAATTTAAGGAACTTTTATATAAGTAAACTTAATCCTAATTTTATAAAAATATTCATAAATTATACAGATTACTTGGTAGAAAAAAGAAACAATCTTGAATATAAGGGGTGGTATAACCGCTTTACTTGGAAAACATGTAGTACATATGCATATCTTGCATATTTCTTTTTAGATTATATTTCAAAATCAGTTTTATGTATTTCTGAAATTACTGATATTGTAGTTCAGGAATACTACTCTAGTAACTCACAATATATGGTTACTTCTTTACGTCCGTTTATAAAATGGCTAAATAAAAATATACATTTCTTTAAAAATCTCCCATTACCTAAAGTATTCAGGGGGAATATTGGTGGCAGACCATACTCAGAAGTGGAACTGTTAAATATAATTAATTCACTTTCTGAACCTGAAGTACCATATAAAGACAAACTAATGGGCTTATTGCTTGTATTATATGGTGTCCGCCCCTTCGAATTATGCCAACTAAAGATCAGTAACTTTAAAATAGTTAATGAAAAGACTTTTTTAGAAATAAGAAATACTCGAATTATAATTCACCCGTTTATTTACGACTTATACAGCAAATATGTGAAATATGAATATAACCCTAAGCTATCACTTGGTAATTCCATAGACTGGCTATTCTGTGGTAGAAACTATAATACGGCTATGTCAATAAATAGGGTATGTGAAATTCTAAGGAGCTATAATATAAATTCAATTAGAGCCTTTAGTACTGCTATAACAAACTTGTTATTAACTGAATTTATAACGCCTGCAGTTGCAATTCATGGTCTAGGTATTAGTATATCAACAATAGCAAATTACTATAAAGCCGTGAACATCAGTAATACCTATAACTCCGACACATTTGAAGTATGTAACTACAATAAAATACAGAAAAAAGAAAGAGTAAATCATGATATATTCTTCGTATATATACTTAAATGTATCGATGGTAGTTATTACACCGGGTATACATCTGATATTAATAAGAGATTACATCAGCATAAATCAGGATATGGTTGCACCTACACTAAAACAAGAACGCCCGTTGAGCTTGTCTATTCAGAAGAACTGCCAGATAAACCTTCAGCTCTAAAAAGGGAAAAACAAATAAAAAAATTAGACACATATAAAAAGGAACAACTAATTGAGAAAAGCAGGATAGAGTAA
- a CDS encoding vitamin B12-dependent ribonucleotide reductase, which yields MKLSDNAVKVLEKRYLEKDENGNLLEDCDGMFRRVAKAIASADAAYTDEKGLAAIEQEFYDMMANLEFLPNSPTLMNAGRPLGQLSACFVLPVEDTMEGIFESIKNAALIHKSGGGTGFSFSRLRAKGSAVNSTGGVASGPISFMKVFNAATEAVKQGGTRRGANMGILRIDHPDIMEFISCKSDNSEITNFNLSVGITEDFMKAVEHNLEYELLDPKTKEPVAKLNAKEVFDIIVEMAWKNGEPGIIFLDRLNRDNVTPKLGEIESTNPCGEQPLLPYEACNLGSINLYNMMDDSHKGLDFEKLENTVRKAVRFLDNVIEVNKYPLPEIDKMTRGTRKIGLGVMGWADTLCALGLAYNSQAAIDLADKVMSFISDIAMKASQNLAELKGVFPFYEDSIYDQKGIKVRNATTTTIAPTGTLSLIAGVSSGIEPIFAISYIRNVMDNSELVEVNPVFKGAALSGNFYSEELMKKIARVGTVKNMNEVPVQVQEIFVTAHDVLPEWHVKMQAAFQRHTDNAVSKTVNLSHDATTDDVREVFTLAYKTQCKGVTIYRDGSRDLQVLNIGKVKGKEENADKELQAGENIYCDSCAVNNMPGKIEPRPRPDITTGFTEKVGIGCGNLYITVNYDENGICEVFTNTGRAGGCPSQSEATSRLVSVALRSGMDVKSIVEQLKGIRCPSTIRQKGLKVLSCPDAIGRLIEKVAKIQSSKDEDVSGEICATTEYSLLQKPSARTADAEQSDCDSQCSICTMNEVCSNPRNERDFVSAECPECGKTLEHEGGCVICRSCGYSKCG from the coding sequence ATGAAGTTATCGGATAATGCCGTCAAAGTATTGGAGAAGAGATATCTGGAGAAGGACGAAAATGGGAATTTGCTTGAGGATTGCGACGGGATGTTTCGTCGTGTTGCGAAGGCAATAGCCTCTGCGGATGCCGCATATACCGATGAAAAAGGATTGGCGGCAATTGAACAGGAATTTTATGATATGATGGCTAATCTTGAATTTTTACCTAATTCACCTACTTTGATGAACGCCGGAAGACCATTGGGGCAGTTAAGTGCTTGCTTTGTTCTTCCTGTAGAAGATACTATGGAAGGCATTTTTGAATCCATAAAAAATGCTGCATTAATACATAAAAGCGGCGGAGGAACAGGTTTCAGCTTTTCCAGACTTCGCGCAAAGGGTTCAGCCGTAAATTCAACCGGTGGAGTTGCAAGCGGCCCAATAAGTTTTATGAAGGTTTTTAATGCCGCAACAGAGGCGGTAAAACAGGGAGGAACCAGACGTGGTGCCAACATGGGCATTTTAAGAATTGATCACCCTGATATTATGGAATTTATTTCCTGTAAAAGTGACAACTCAGAAATCACTAATTTTAATTTAAGTGTCGGAATTACTGAGGATTTCATGAAAGCTGTTGAACACAATCTGGAATATGAACTTTTGGACCCCAAGACAAAGGAGCCGGTTGCTAAACTCAACGCCAAAGAAGTATTTGATATAATTGTTGAAATGGCTTGGAAAAACGGGGAGCCGGGTATAATTTTTTTAGATAGGCTTAACCGGGATAATGTAACTCCCAAGCTTGGTGAGATAGAAAGTACAAATCCCTGCGGTGAGCAGCCGCTGTTACCTTATGAGGCATGTAATCTTGGCTCAATTAACCTGTACAATATGATGGATGATTCACATAAGGGCCTTGATTTTGAGAAACTTGAAAATACGGTAAGAAAAGCAGTTCGTTTTCTTGATAATGTAATAGAGGTCAACAAATACCCATTGCCTGAAATAGATAAAATGACAAGAGGCACGAGAAAAATTGGTCTTGGAGTTATGGGGTGGGCAGACACACTCTGTGCTTTGGGCTTAGCCTATAATTCTCAAGCTGCAATTGATTTAGCTGACAAGGTTATGTCCTTTATCAGTGATATTGCTATGAAAGCTTCACAGAATTTGGCCGAATTAAAGGGCGTTTTTCCATTTTATGAGGACAGCATATACGATCAAAAAGGTATAAAGGTGAGAAATGCTACTACCACGACCATTGCGCCGACCGGTACCTTGAGTTTGATAGCAGGTGTTTCAAGCGGAATTGAGCCGATTTTTGCAATTTCATATATTAGGAATGTTATGGATAACAGTGAGCTTGTGGAGGTTAACCCTGTATTTAAAGGGGCGGCCCTTTCAGGAAACTTCTACTCAGAGGAGCTTATGAAAAAAATTGCAAGGGTTGGAACCGTTAAAAATATGAATGAGGTACCGGTGCAGGTTCAGGAGATTTTTGTTACTGCACATGATGTGCTTCCTGAGTGGCATGTAAAAATGCAGGCGGCCTTCCAGAGGCATACTGACAATGCTGTGTCCAAAACAGTTAACCTCAGTCATGATGCGACTACAGATGACGTAAGAGAGGTATTCACTCTTGCTTATAAGACCCAGTGCAAGGGAGTTACTATTTACAGAGACGGAAGCCGTGACTTGCAGGTTCTCAATATTGGAAAAGTTAAAGGCAAGGAAGAAAACGCTGACAAAGAGTTGCAAGCAGGAGAGAATATTTACTGCGATTCCTGTGCAGTCAATAATATGCCCGGAAAAATAGAACCAAGGCCAAGACCTGACATTACTACAGGCTTTACTGAAAAAGTGGGAATAGGCTGCGGAAATCTTTATATTACTGTAAACTATGATGAAAACGGTATTTGCGAGGTCTTCACAAATACCGGACGTGCAGGCGGATGTCCTTCTCAATCAGAAGCAACAAGCCGTCTGGTGTCAGTAGCATTACGTTCAGGTATGGACGTGAAATCAATTGTTGAACAGCTAAAAGGCATAAGATGCCCGTCTACCATACGTCAGAAGGGTTTGAAGGTTTTGTCCTGCCCCGATGCAATAGGCAGACTAATAGAAAAGGTTGCAAAAATCCAGAGCAGTAAAGACGAGGACGTGTCAGGTGAAATATGTGCAACAACTGAATACAGCCTGCTGCAAAAGCCTTCTGCCAGAACTGCCGATGCAGAACAAAGTGATTGTGACTCACAATGCAGCATTTGTACAATGAATGAAGTATGCTCAAACCCAAGAAATGAGAGGGACTTTGTGAGTGCGGAATGCCCGGAATGCGGCAAAACACTGGAGCATGAAGGTGGTTGTGTTATTTGCAGGAGTTGTGGGTATAGTAAGTGTGGGTAG
- a CDS encoding helix-turn-helix domain-containing protein, whose amino-acid sequence MSLSWKLREQMAKKGIWRCTDFTKLLNQYGIRMSVSAVTRMVEKLPERIDTKVMDAICDILDCPPTDLFGYEASGRNAEVLSKAVGDSLKIKPGPKRKNKSNSDDIPDYILGPEGGVIK is encoded by the coding sequence ATGAGTCTATCGTGGAAACTACGAGAGCAAATGGCTAAAAAGGGAATATGGAGATGTACAGATTTTACGAAATTGCTAAATCAATACGGAATCAGAATGTCTGTTTCTGCTGTTACACGTATGGTTGAAAAGTTACCTGAACGGATTGATACGAAAGTTATGGATGCGATTTGTGATATACTTGACTGTCCTCCTACTGATCTTTTCGGATATGAGGCATCAGGCAGAAATGCTGAAGTTCTTTCAAAAGCTGTAGGAGATAGTCTTAAAATCAAGCCTGGTCCGAAACGGAAAAATAAAAGTAATTCTGACGATATACCTGACTATATTTTAGGCCCAGAGGGTGGGGTAATAAAATGA
- a CDS encoding putative glycoside hydrolase, which produces MKNRKNITVLFTSLFLSLSIAAGAFFLTGCNENGNKDPQSTNTKATSSSAVSTEAKSSDSTKQEQVPPAEGRQLSPGIEKVKVKAVYLTGPSAGSAARVDKIINMAKNTELNTVVIDIKEDGAVNYSTNVDLVKKYGKQVKFYNPKDVVKKFHDNGIYVIGRIVVFKDPVLAKSRADLGVKAPSGKLWLENGSTPWANPYMEEVWDYNIAIAKEAISYGFDEIQFDYVRFPTGGKKSFNFGTNVPEKSQAINGFLAKSDKELHQKLGVPVSADVFAIIIESKIDGESIGQRFQEVGKDIYCISPMIYPSHYANNSPKGVMGNGVGQNINGVTFTKPDMDPYGVVYNSLLTAKKKISETTGYNAKLRPYIQAFTARYLPAGYFQTYGAEQVKQQIKAIYDAGYEEWILWDPSNKYQESYFQKQK; this is translated from the coding sequence ATGAAAAACAGGAAAAACATTACGGTTTTATTCACATCTCTTTTTCTAAGCCTGTCAATTGCTGCAGGTGCATTTTTTCTTACGGGATGTAATGAAAACGGGAATAAAGACCCTCAGAGCACAAATACAAAAGCAACTTCTTCATCAGCGGTAAGTACCGAAGCTAAATCTTCAGATTCTACAAAACAAGAGCAGGTACCTCCAGCCGAAGGTCGGCAATTATCACCCGGTATTGAAAAAGTAAAGGTTAAGGCTGTATATCTTACAGGGCCTTCCGCAGGCTCAGCAGCAAGAGTTGACAAAATCATTAACATGGCTAAAAATACAGAATTGAATACTGTGGTTATTGATATTAAAGAAGACGGTGCCGTAAACTATAGCACAAATGTTGACTTGGTTAAAAAATATGGTAAGCAGGTAAAATTCTATAATCCTAAAGATGTTGTAAAAAAATTCCATGATAACGGAATATATGTAATAGGCAGAATTGTTGTCTTCAAAGACCCTGTTCTGGCTAAAAGCAGAGCGGACCTTGGGGTAAAAGCACCAAGCGGAAAGCTCTGGCTGGAAAACGGTTCAACACCTTGGGCAAACCCTTACATGGAAGAGGTTTGGGACTATAACATAGCAATCGCAAAAGAAGCTATTTCCTATGGCTTTGATGAAATCCAGTTTGACTATGTGAGATTCCCTACAGGCGGTAAAAAATCCTTTAATTTTGGTACAAATGTTCCTGAAAAGTCTCAGGCTATTAACGGATTCCTTGCAAAATCAGATAAAGAGCTTCATCAGAAGCTGGGAGTACCTGTTTCTGCTGACGTATTCGCAATAATTATTGAAAGTAAAATAGATGGAGAGAGTATTGGCCAGAGATTCCAAGAAGTAGGAAAAGATATATACTGCATAAGTCCTATGATTTATCCGTCACACTATGCAAATAACTCGCCTAAGGGAGTAATGGGTAATGGTGTTGGACAGAACATTAATGGCGTTACTTTTACAAAGCCGGATATGGACCCTTATGGAGTAGTTTACAATTCTTTGTTAACTGCAAAGAAGAAAATATCTGAAACTACCGGCTACAACGCAAAATTAAGACCATATATACAGGCATTTACTGCCAGATATTTGCCGGCAGGATATTTCCAGACTTATGGTGCTGAACAGGTTAAACAGCAAATCAAGGCTATTTATGACGCCGGATATGAAGAATGGATTCTTTGGGATCCAAGTAATAAATATCAGGAATCATATTTTCAAAAACAAAAATAA
- a CDS encoding site-specific integrase → MFDKKFCNRYSYNLTKDFWQCIEEEASQYAANSIDAAIIIRDSIIFQIGYSYGLRIEEMLNLTINDLNFDSSLSDEQSFGSIFVPLHSTKISSCDSRIVYALYPCVTELIQNYLNYYNVFFNRTPRLFSTVNGDQLTKSYICNRFRYYNSILPTDKRLNTIMSLRPFYIADILRIKGLPQSFINRQIGNNIINNQLYYHLLPSDFDGVNL, encoded by the coding sequence ATGTTTGATAAGAAATTTTGTAATAGATACTCATATAATCTCACTAAAGACTTTTGGCAATGTATTGAAGAAGAAGCTAGTCAGTATGCAGCTAATTCAATTGATGCTGCTATAATTATAAGAGATTCTATAATATTTCAAATAGGTTACTCATACGGACTACGCATAGAAGAAATGTTAAATTTAACTATTAATGATTTAAATTTCGACTCGAGTTTGTCAGATGAACAATCATTTGGAAGTATATTTGTTCCTTTACATTCCACAAAAATAAGTTCTTGCGACAGTAGAATAGTATATGCACTTTATCCATGTGTAACAGAATTAATTCAGAATTATCTAAACTACTATAACGTATTTTTTAATAGAACCCCTCGGCTCTTTTCAACTGTTAATGGTGATCAATTGACCAAAAGCTATATTTGTAATAGGTTTAGATACTATAATTCAATACTTCCAACTGATAAAAGACTAAATACAATTATGTCTCTACGTCCCTTTTATATCGCTGATATTCTCCGTATCAAGGGATTACCTCAATCGTTTATTAATAGACAAATTGGAAATAATATCATAAATAATCAACTTTATTATCACTTACTACCAAGTGATTTTGACGGAGTTAACTTATGA